A section of the Candidatus Cetobacterium colombiensis genome encodes:
- a CDS encoding type II toxin-antitoxin system RelB/DinJ family antitoxin, with translation MSQSKISFKIDKDLKKEIEKICDEMGMSLPTAFTIFAKKLLTERKIPFEIEANPFYSKKNLKRLNKSIKQMEKIK, from the coding sequence ATGTCTCAATCTAAGATTAGTTTTAAAATAGATAAAGATTTGAAAAAAGAAATTGAAAAAATCTGTGATGAAATGGGAATGTCTTTACCTACAGCATTTACCATTTTTGCTAAAAAATTATTAACGGAAAGAAAAATTCCTTTTGAAATTGAAGCTAATCCATTTTATTCCAAGAAAAATTTAAAAAGATTAAATAAATCAATAAAACAAATGGAAAAAATAAAATAA